One window of the Crateriforma spongiae genome contains the following:
- a CDS encoding transglutaminase family protein, which produces MSLRQWGNRQAGWSRSMLHDRLILNGLLLGLGLFVGSTFDTTSMLLPLLLLASIVGQHAAYRRQRRDGGGTDGSGSRQRLAFLAPMVAIVLAVAWRSRQYGGDNANPIQAAADMIAHGCVFASMVGWVMRPNRGHVLMLGGGLVAVLACVLVGGASQTILGQTTVGVVTCLSFLVAAQIIGWAPLEHAGQHSGSSERRRDVALTSSIDGESWLVRLASGPWMFSAVAATGILTGTTLMAQAAGTLLPDIQKRLQDQLNNSLDALSDRIVIAGMSYVHGSRLGVIRNHILASPEEIAFRAFADSAPGYLRGTVFDTYRTRRWLLSSESSFGRRRNSDLTVIFAAKTATSPTFGAISEELLRFPIRDEDYSPGGRVLSDPAGSPIRQTKTIEVHNRPEKGLMIFTSLNTRWIEAVADSIQLTSHEVIESGVNITEPYVLGVVKDPIRQRIAPEQRGALLRVPGTLESTLATYADMLCSSEKTSQQNAQSVAQFFQSKFEYSLNQQSRPPRGVDPLKYFLDTRHPAHCEYFASATALILRQAGIPTRYVTGYVTWEKSTEEEYYLARNRDAHAWVEAYDDENQVWFAVESTPGRRYSQLDFENQSDLASDDDWYNANQVGEGDSGLFSWLYGRLIGSGVIAFFSSSIRSVQLPLFVLLVGLVWFRGRIRRQQHETDDDVRARRMLRHVDRKVKRYSLIRHSNETLHRFADRVEQASVDALSRFQQTKRGVDQKQSDRLASMADWYRRYAADRYRGRTPTPFA; this is translated from the coding sequence ATGTCACTGCGACAGTGGGGCAATCGTCAAGCCGGATGGAGCCGATCGATGCTGCATGATCGCTTGATTCTGAACGGATTGCTTTTGGGGTTGGGGTTGTTCGTCGGTTCAACGTTCGACACCACATCGATGCTATTGCCATTGTTGTTGTTGGCCAGCATCGTCGGACAACATGCGGCGTATCGACGTCAGCGACGCGACGGGGGTGGCACCGACGGCTCTGGTTCTCGCCAACGACTTGCCTTTTTGGCACCGATGGTCGCCATCGTGTTGGCGGTTGCCTGGCGATCGCGTCAGTATGGTGGCGATAATGCCAATCCGATCCAGGCCGCTGCGGATATGATCGCTCACGGCTGCGTTTTCGCATCGATGGTCGGTTGGGTGATGCGGCCCAACCGCGGGCACGTTTTGATGTTGGGCGGCGGATTGGTGGCGGTTTTGGCCTGTGTTTTGGTCGGCGGTGCCAGTCAAACGATTTTGGGCCAGACCACGGTTGGCGTTGTGACCTGTCTTTCGTTTTTGGTCGCGGCACAGATCATCGGTTGGGCTCCGCTGGAACACGCGGGGCAGCATTCCGGTTCATCGGAACGGCGCCGCGATGTCGCATTGACCTCGTCGATCGATGGCGAAAGTTGGTTGGTCCGATTGGCGTCAGGTCCCTGGATGTTTTCGGCTGTCGCGGCGACCGGGATTTTGACCGGAACGACGCTAATGGCCCAGGCGGCCGGTACCCTGTTGCCCGATATCCAAAAGCGGTTGCAGGACCAGTTAAACAACTCGCTTGATGCACTGAGCGATCGGATTGTGATCGCGGGCATGTCCTACGTTCACGGTTCCCGGTTGGGAGTGATTCGAAATCACATTTTGGCTTCGCCAGAGGAAATTGCGTTTCGTGCCTTCGCCGATTCCGCACCCGGCTACCTACGTGGCACGGTGTTCGATACCTACCGGACCAGGCGATGGCTATTGAGCAGCGAGTCAAGTTTTGGGCGACGACGCAACAGCGATTTGACCGTGATTTTTGCTGCGAAGACCGCCACAAGTCCCACGTTTGGTGCGATCAGCGAAGAATTGCTTCGTTTCCCCATTCGCGACGAAGACTATTCGCCCGGCGGACGCGTTCTGTCGGACCCGGCCGGTTCGCCGATCCGTCAGACGAAGACCATCGAGGTTCACAATCGACCGGAAAAGGGCCTGATGATTTTCACATCGCTCAACACGCGATGGATCGAAGCGGTGGCTGACAGCATTCAGTTGACCAGTCACGAAGTCATCGAATCGGGCGTCAATATCACCGAACCCTACGTGTTGGGTGTTGTCAAAGACCCGATTCGACAGCGAATCGCACCGGAGCAACGCGGGGCACTGTTGCGTGTGCCTGGGACGTTGGAATCGACCCTTGCGACGTATGCGGACATGTTGTGCAGCAGCGAAAAAACGTCCCAGCAAAACGCACAATCGGTGGCGCAGTTTTTCCAATCAAAGTTCGAGTATTCGCTGAACCAACAATCTCGGCCTCCACGCGGTGTCGATCCGCTGAAGTATTTCTTGGACACGCGGCATCCGGCACACTGTGAATACTTTGCCTCCGCCACCGCTTTGATTCTTCGGCAGGCGGGAATCCCAACACGGTACGTCACGGGTTATGTGACTTGGGAAAAGAGTACCGAAGAAGAATATTACCTGGCGAGAAACCGGGATGCCCATGCATGGGTCGAGGCGTACGACGACGAGAATCAAGTTTGGTTTGCGGTCGAATCGACGCCCGGTCGACGGTACAGCCAATTGGATTTTGAAAACCAATCGGATTTGGCTAGCGACGACGACTGGTACAACGCAAACCAAGTTGGCGAAGGAGATTCCGGGCTGTTTTCGTGGCTGTACGGTCGCTTGATCGGCAGCGGGGTGATCGCGTTTTTCTCATCCAGTATCCGGTCGGTCCAATTGCCGTTGTTTGTCTTGTTGGTCGGCCTGGTCTGGTTTCGCGGACGCATTCGTCGACAGCAACACGAGACGGACGATGACGTTCGCGCCCGACGAATGTTGCGTCATGTTGATCGCAAGGTGAAACGATATTCACTGATCCGCCATAGCAATGAAACGTTGCATCGATTCGCCGATCGAGTGGAACAGGCTTCCGTAGACGCCTTGTCGCGTTTCCAGCAAACCAAGCGTGGTGTCGATCAGAAGCAATCCGATCGATTGGCGTCCATGGCCGATTGGTATCGACGGTACGCGGCGGATCGCTATCGCGGGCGGACGCCGACGCCGTTCGCGTGA
- a CDS encoding DUF1549 and DUF1553 domain-containing protein, whose amino-acid sequence MSFLRAGGRAGSTDPQIADLQATKDSPIASPRVGSRVRGWVCMLVCLLMAAGSAVPATAQQNRGKGKPAAKKPAPPKIRLPESVRRAPKSTMKVTGVGRSSRSEAQLMAAEIDRLIERALVQGGQLPNDMTDDSTFVRRVYLDVAGRIPTLQETQAFLDSDDPMKREELIDQLLGSPDSVSHFYNVWADTLRIVDRPQPNIIGNPFSHYVKEAIRTNKPYDDWVYEMLTADGKSWTNPAVGYQLRDDGMALPYIDNTVRVFLGTQIGCAQCHDHPFANWTQYQFYELAAFTAGVRTRIQRGDPGFEKQNPAQKLINQAKNDFDKGRVPGYFQRLARANTYVVSEKPRKLRLPKDYAYTDAKPGEVVEPAVPWGEVPDSNQFKTPRQKFAAWLTSPENPQFSKMIANRLWRQFTGVGLVEPVDDFNDDNPPSNEALMEYLATAMVDTGFDMKQWMRGVLYSKTYQRESAVYDPTSDEPFLYAGPAIRRMSAEQVWDSMLTLAVVNPMPFQRPSAKDYADVVDIDFSKITYQQLKQQSEKFRDTYFAAGYNRSLNQHAYKGNVLCRASELPSPAPSQHFLRQFGQGDRETINGAELSATVPQILAMFNGPITHVMLEAGSSIVDNVSSQRTVRDRIDAVFLSVLSRRPSSIDRGVASSELKREQARPHVAFGNIIWALLNTREFMFIH is encoded by the coding sequence ATGTCGTTCCTTCGGGCCGGCGGTCGCGCCGGATCCACTGACCCACAGATCGCTGATTTGCAGGCCACCAAGGATTCCCCAATAGCCAGCCCGCGTGTTGGAAGCCGTGTTCGTGGTTGGGTTTGCATGTTGGTCTGTTTGCTGATGGCGGCCGGTTCAGCGGTTCCCGCGACGGCACAGCAAAACCGTGGCAAAGGCAAACCGGCGGCAAAGAAACCGGCGCCGCCGAAGATCCGGCTGCCCGAAAGCGTGCGACGGGCTCCCAAGTCGACGATGAAGGTCACCGGTGTCGGCCGATCGTCTCGCAGCGAAGCCCAGTTGATGGCGGCGGAAATTGACCGCTTGATTGAACGTGCGTTGGTCCAAGGCGGACAATTGCCCAATGACATGACGGACGATTCGACGTTCGTCCGACGCGTCTATTTGGATGTCGCCGGCCGCATCCCAACGTTGCAAGAGACGCAAGCGTTTTTGGATTCGGATGATCCGATGAAACGCGAAGAATTGATCGACCAGTTGTTGGGCAGCCCCGATTCGGTCAGCCACTTCTACAACGTCTGGGCGGACACTCTGCGGATCGTCGATCGACCGCAGCCCAACATTATTGGCAACCCGTTTTCGCACTACGTCAAGGAAGCCATTCGCACAAACAAGCCCTATGACGACTGGGTTTATGAAATGCTGACGGCCGACGGGAAATCATGGACGAATCCCGCGGTGGGCTATCAGTTGCGTGATGACGGCATGGCGTTGCCGTACATCGACAACACGGTACGTGTCTTCTTGGGAACCCAGATCGGATGCGCCCAGTGTCACGATCACCCCTTCGCCAATTGGACGCAGTACCAGTTCTATGAATTGGCCGCCTTCACCGCAGGCGTGCGGACGCGAATCCAGCGTGGCGACCCGGGTTTCGAAAAACAGAATCCTGCCCAGAAGTTGATCAACCAAGCCAAGAACGACTTTGACAAAGGCCGTGTGCCGGGATACTTCCAGCGTCTCGCTCGTGCGAACACCTATGTCGTCAGCGAAAAACCACGCAAGCTCCGTTTGCCTAAAGACTATGCGTACACCGACGCCAAGCCGGGTGAAGTCGTTGAACCCGCGGTGCCGTGGGGCGAAGTTCCCGATTCGAATCAGTTCAAAACGCCGCGCCAAAAGTTCGCCGCGTGGTTGACGTCGCCGGAGAACCCTCAGTTCAGCAAGATGATCGCCAATCGTCTGTGGCGACAATTCACCGGCGTCGGCTTGGTCGAACCCGTGGACGATTTCAACGACGACAATCCGCCCAGCAACGAAGCGTTGATGGAATACCTGGCCACCGCGATGGTCGACACCGGTTTCGACATGAAGCAGTGGATGCGCGGCGTGCTGTACAGCAAAACGTATCAACGTGAATCGGCGGTTTACGATCCGACGTCCGACGAACCGTTCCTGTACGCCGGTCCTGCAATCCGGCGAATGTCGGCGGAACAGGTTTGGGATTCAATGTTGACCCTGGCCGTGGTCAACCCGATGCCGTTTCAACGTCCGTCGGCGAAAGACTATGCCGACGTGGTGGACATTGATTTTTCAAAGATCACGTATCAACAGTTGAAGCAACAGTCGGAAAAGTTCCGCGATACATACTTTGCCGCCGGATACAACCGATCGTTGAACCAGCACGCATACAAAGGCAACGTGCTTTGCCGGGCCAGTGAGTTGCCCAGCCCGGCCCCCAGCCAACACTTTTTGCGACAGTTCGGCCAGGGGGATCGGGAAACCATCAACGGTGCTGAATTGTCTGCGACGGTGCCCCAGATTTTGGCGATGTTCAATGGCCCGATCACTCACGTGATGTTGGAAGCGGGGTCGTCGATCGTCGACAACGTCTCGTCCCAGCGGACCGTTCGTGATCGCATCGATGCGGTGTTTTTGTCGGTTCTGTCGCGTCGCCCCAGCAGCATCGATCGCGGTGTGGCGTCCAGCGAATTGAAACGCGAACAAGCACGTCCTCACGTCGCCTTTGGCAACATCATTTGGGCGCTGTTGAACACTCGCGAATTCATGTTCATCCACTGA
- a CDS encoding DUF58 domain-containing protein: protein MNSTASKDRISRHTESRPTRRGVFWTLLRFPVRVFRWVRATMTPVSITLLLITIVTLNVIWGYPWTGMFAACCSMLFFGWIANRAFGPRLDVDVMSAVACEAGQSMMVRVHVRNAGRLPILQSWFQLGRLNRDDATSRLTSAGDIAATTQWSSRRTTDWIVQSSRRRLPFLRPGESIDLNYSLVPQRRGRRRLPAVNYASTFPFHLFRFSRGHRVDEMVTVTPRPLTGDDGDEAMQLIQSVGQWARRILAGESMEYTGSREYQVGMSVRRWDFASWARLGKPIVREFSANSVIRATLLVDTSLTIPPLSSKASRRDRRRRMQHDRQRLEKLLSAAATVVHRLTEDGIQVDLAITGQDDEQGNLGTVTQGAVNQAMPLLMRLAVADRCRPEQAVETIAQASIRVGSGSLLVLRNESFDPSEAHAALVRSGVPVEPADVFRSVDPAVDGQALLPHQAKVLVIDEKTTNLPGSGAISSDEMTDVTATVGQSSSRMEPIDAA, encoded by the coding sequence TTGAACTCGACAGCATCCAAGGACCGAATCTCGCGTCACACCGAATCGCGTCCGACGCGACGTGGGGTGTTCTGGACGCTGCTTCGTTTTCCCGTGCGAGTCTTTCGCTGGGTGCGGGCAACGATGACTCCGGTGTCGATCACCTTGCTGTTGATCACCATCGTGACGTTGAATGTCATCTGGGGTTATCCGTGGACGGGAATGTTTGCGGCCTGTTGTTCGATGCTGTTTTTCGGCTGGATCGCCAATCGTGCATTTGGGCCACGACTGGATGTCGACGTGATGTCGGCGGTCGCTTGCGAAGCGGGCCAATCCATGATGGTCCGCGTTCATGTGCGCAACGCCGGACGGCTGCCGATCTTGCAAAGCTGGTTTCAGCTGGGGCGACTCAACCGGGACGATGCCACCTCACGTTTGACGTCCGCGGGTGACATTGCCGCGACGACGCAATGGTCGTCACGACGAACAACCGACTGGATCGTTCAATCGTCGCGGCGACGTCTGCCGTTCTTGCGACCGGGTGAATCGATTGACCTGAATTATTCACTGGTTCCACAACGGCGTGGACGGCGCCGCTTGCCGGCGGTGAACTATGCGTCCACATTTCCGTTTCACCTGTTTCGGTTCAGCCGAGGGCACCGCGTCGACGAAATGGTGACCGTCACGCCCCGACCTCTGACCGGCGATGACGGGGACGAAGCGATGCAGTTGATTCAATCGGTGGGACAATGGGCTCGGCGAATTTTGGCTGGTGAATCAATGGAATACACCGGCAGTCGCGAGTACCAGGTCGGCATGTCGGTTCGTCGGTGGGATTTTGCATCTTGGGCCAGGCTGGGGAAGCCGATTGTTCGCGAATTCAGTGCCAACAGCGTGATCCGCGCGACGCTATTGGTGGACACTTCACTGACGATCCCGCCGTTATCATCCAAAGCCAGTCGACGAGATCGGCGACGGCGGATGCAGCATGACCGTCAACGGCTGGAAAAGCTGTTGAGCGCGGCCGCGACGGTCGTTCATCGTTTGACCGAAGATGGCATTCAGGTCGACTTGGCGATTACGGGACAGGACGACGAACAGGGAAACTTAGGAACCGTCACGCAGGGTGCCGTGAACCAAGCAATGCCGCTGCTGATGCGATTGGCGGTTGCCGATCGTTGTCGACCCGAACAGGCCGTCGAAACGATTGCCCAAGCAAGTATTCGGGTGGGGTCGGGGTCTTTGTTGGTGCTGCGAAATGAATCCTTCGACCCATCGGAGGCTCACGCGGCGCTGGTCCGATCCGGCGTGCCGGTGGAACCAGCGGACGTCTTCCGATCCGTCGATCCGGCGGTGGACGGCCAGGCTTTGCTACCGCACCAAGCAAAGGTGTTGGTGATCGACGAAAAGACGACCAATCTTCCAGGCTCCGGTGCAATCAGTAGTGACGAAATGACCGATGTCACTGCGACAGTGGGGCAATCGTCAAGCCGGATGGAGCCGATCGATGCTGCATGA
- a CDS encoding AAA family ATPase, with protein sequence MSGSPLATPSETGSDDGTTAVPDPVDARQLRARLADVQQSLESVIRDKSAVIERVLTAVLAGGSVLLEDVPGVGKTTLAKSVAALIDLKYQRIQCTPDLLPADILGGAIYQPSSGTFEFRPGPVFCNLLIADEINRASPRTQSALLEAMAESQVTIDGKRYDLEQPFIVIATQNPSGFEGTFPLPESQLDRFLMRLSMSYPNPESEVDLLLQQRVYEPSANLKPILHRESLLKLQAEVQNTTLDRKVAGYLVDIVGLTRRDPRLRVGCSPRGSKMLMRAAQAHALLKGRDFVLPDDVAELAPDVLSHRVVSRSVSATMEEVGEILRDIVSQVEVPV encoded by the coding sequence GTGTCCGGAAGCCCCTTGGCTACGCCGTCGGAAACAGGATCGGACGACGGCACGACGGCGGTGCCGGATCCGGTGGACGCGCGGCAATTGCGTGCGCGGCTGGCCGACGTGCAACAGAGTTTGGAATCGGTCATCCGCGACAAATCGGCGGTGATCGAAAGAGTTCTGACCGCGGTGCTGGCCGGTGGATCGGTCTTGTTGGAAGACGTCCCAGGGGTCGGAAAGACGACGTTGGCGAAATCGGTCGCCGCGTTGATCGACCTGAAATACCAACGGATCCAGTGCACCCCCGATTTGCTGCCCGCGGACATCTTGGGCGGAGCGATTTATCAACCGTCCAGCGGGACTTTTGAATTCCGCCCCGGCCCGGTGTTTTGCAATCTTTTGATCGCCGACGAAATCAATCGCGCGTCGCCGCGGACCCAAAGTGCCCTGTTGGAGGCGATGGCCGAATCACAGGTCACGATTGACGGAAAACGCTACGACTTGGAACAGCCGTTCATTGTCATCGCGACGCAGAACCCGTCGGGCTTTGAAGGCACGTTCCCGTTGCCCGAAAGTCAGCTGGACCGGTTCCTGATGCGGTTGTCGATGAGTTACCCGAATCCCGAGAGCGAGGTCGACCTGCTGCTTCAGCAACGCGTGTACGAGCCGTCGGCCAATCTGAAGCCGATTCTGCATCGCGAATCGCTGTTGAAACTGCAGGCAGAAGTTCAAAACACGACGTTGGATCGAAAGGTTGCCGGATACCTGGTGGACATCGTCGGGCTGACGCGTCGAGATCCTCGGCTGCGTGTCGGTTGCAGTCCACGTGGTTCAAAAATGCTGATGCGTGCGGCACAAGCCCATGCATTGTTGAAAGGCCGCGATTTTGTATTGCCCGACGACGTGGCGGAACTTGCCCCCGATGTGCTGTCCCATCGCGTGGTTTCGCGATCGGTGTCGGCCACCATGGAAGAAGTCGGCGAGATTCTTCGCGATATCGTTTCGCAGGTGGAGGTGCCTGTTTGA
- a CDS encoding DUF1501 domain-containing protein, with protein MPRTEFTHEDRRQFMQRITRTCLGVTFAGSAAGSKFLDQPAIAASGRAGKAKHVIYLFMDGAMTHLDTFDPKVGVEEAGETKAIQTAVPGMQFGDRFPKLAKLAGALAVIRSLSTETGAHEQARYLMRTAYKQINSIRHPALGSWMQDQLGRVNKELPGNFLIGNGDRHPGAGFLEPSLAPVPIANPQSGLQNIKLPGYVDDTMFHRRLTLASRFDRQFQNVHKSRELESYNQLYHEARQLMGSEHLKVFNLKDEPAAVREAYGNNKLGQGCLLARRLVQSGARFVEVSDGGWDMHQDLYGRLTDKAAALDTALSSLLRDLHAKGMLDETLVVLTTEFGRKPNVNQNAGRDHHPGAFCSLLSGAGIKMGQVYGASDEKGHSVVDNHVTISDFNKTIAAAAGLPTDEDFYAPNGRPFKIGGAEGQPIQALLS; from the coding sequence ATGCCACGCACTGAATTTACTCATGAAGACCGCCGGCAATTCATGCAGCGGATCACGCGGACGTGTTTGGGCGTGACGTTCGCCGGCAGCGCGGCCGGATCAAAGTTCTTGGACCAGCCGGCGATTGCTGCAAGTGGACGCGCGGGCAAGGCCAAGCACGTCATCTATTTGTTCATGGACGGCGCGATGACTCACTTGGACACGTTTGATCCCAAGGTCGGCGTGGAAGAGGCGGGAGAGACCAAAGCGATTCAAACGGCGGTCCCCGGCATGCAGTTCGGCGATCGGTTTCCGAAGCTCGCCAAGTTGGCCGGCGCGCTGGCGGTGATCCGGTCGCTAAGCACCGAAACCGGGGCGCACGAACAGGCCCGCTATTTAATGCGGACGGCGTACAAGCAGATCAACAGTATTCGGCACCCTGCCCTGGGATCTTGGATGCAGGATCAACTGGGACGCGTCAACAAGGAACTGCCCGGCAACTTCTTGATCGGCAATGGCGACCGCCATCCGGGAGCCGGCTTTTTGGAACCGTCGTTGGCGCCGGTGCCGATCGCCAACCCGCAATCGGGCCTGCAGAACATCAAGCTGCCCGGGTACGTCGACGACACGATGTTCCATCGCCGGCTGACGTTGGCGTCCCGCTTTGACCGCCAGTTCCAAAACGTTCACAAGAGCCGCGAACTGGAATCTTACAACCAGCTGTATCACGAGGCCCGGCAGTTGATGGGCAGCGAACATCTGAAAGTCTTCAACCTGAAAGACGAACCCGCGGCGGTCCGCGAAGCCTACGGAAACAACAAACTGGGCCAAGGCTGCTTGTTGGCCCGTCGTTTGGTCCAAAGCGGTGCACGATTTGTCGAAGTCAGCGACGGCGGCTGGGACATGCACCAGGACTTGTACGGCCGGTTGACCGACAAGGCGGCGGCGTTGGACACCGCACTCAGTTCCCTGCTACGTGACTTGCACGCCAAGGGAATGTTGGACGAAACCCTGGTGGTCCTGACGACGGAATTCGGACGCAAGCCGAACGTGAACCAGAATGCCGGTCGCGACCACCATCCGGGTGCGTTTTGCAGTCTGCTGTCGGGGGCCGGGATCAAGATGGGGCAGGTCTATGGTGCATCGGACGAAAAAGGTCACAGCGTCGTGGACAACCACGTGACGATCAGCGATTTCAACAAGACGATCGCCGCCGCCGCGGGGCTGCCGACGGACGAGGATTTCTATGCCCCCAACGGTCGCCCGTTCAAGATCGGTGGTGCGGAAGGGCAGCCGATCCAGGCCCTTTTGAGCTGA
- the sugE gene encoding quaternary ammonium compound efflux SMR transporter SugE, whose protein sequence is MAWLFLVIAGLLEIVWAIGMKYSDGFTKFWPTVGTLAAMAVSFGLLGAAMRTLPVGTAYGVWVGIGTVGTVLLGIGLFNESADPIRMLFVGLIIAGIIGLKMTAA, encoded by the coding sequence ATGGCTTGGCTCTTTTTGGTCATCGCCGGCCTGTTGGAAATCGTTTGGGCGATCGGCATGAAGTATTCCGATGGCTTCACCAAGTTTTGGCCGACGGTCGGAACCTTGGCGGCGATGGCGGTCAGTTTCGGATTGTTGGGCGCCGCCATGCGCACCTTGCCCGTCGGAACGGCTTATGGCGTTTGGGTGGGCATCGGAACGGTGGGCACTGTGTTGCTGGGGATCGGATTGTTCAACGAGTCCGCCGATCCGATTCGCATGCTGTTCGTCGGCCTGATCATCGCCGGCATCATCGGGCTGAAGATGACCGCGGCATAG
- a CDS encoding helix-turn-helix domain-containing protein gives MQQHLSSIQASRLLGVSRSTVKRMCDEGTLAVVRTPGGHRRIAGDSIRRWMNHRSDANAISHPGPKRRTSVLAVERVVDMLIRGHSIDLADAIVRRSCSVPRNGADDVFASARSLAEIMDQTVAPALWEVGSRWESGRFCVYQEHECTATLCDALSMVKQQMRTGPMLSMTESSGHRSSTAINDKPDDQIHAVGCAVGDEQHDVASKMIELVLTAAGMTTRSLGAALPVDSLQAAINDYCPQIVWLTYTCVQQPDSVVQINDRLFSSLRPGQRLVVGGQALTQSLRRQMRFHFAGDSLCHLLDYLVDLR, from the coding sequence ATGCAGCAGCATCTTTCCAGCATCCAAGCGTCGCGTTTGCTCGGCGTCAGCCGGTCGACGGTCAAACGAATGTGCGATGAGGGCACACTGGCGGTGGTGCGGACCCCCGGCGGCCATCGTCGCATCGCGGGTGATTCGATTCGCAGGTGGATGAATCACCGATCGGACGCCAATGCAATCAGCCATCCCGGCCCTAAACGGCGAACCAGCGTGCTGGCCGTCGAACGGGTGGTGGACATGTTGATCCGGGGCCACAGCATCGACTTGGCCGACGCCATCGTTCGGCGCTCGTGCTCGGTACCGCGTAACGGTGCAGACGACGTGTTCGCATCGGCTCGATCGCTGGCGGAAATCATGGACCAGACGGTCGCGCCGGCGTTGTGGGAGGTCGGCAGTCGATGGGAATCGGGTCGCTTTTGCGTGTACCAGGAACACGAATGCACCGCGACGCTATGCGATGCGTTATCGATGGTGAAACAACAGATGCGAACGGGACCGATGCTGTCGATGACGGAATCGTCCGGCCATCGGTCATCAACGGCGATCAACGATAAGCCCGACGATCAGATCCACGCGGTCGGCTGTGCGGTCGGTGACGAACAACACGACGTCGCATCCAAGATGATCGAGTTGGTTTTGACCGCCGCTGGAATGACGACCCGATCCCTGGGGGCGGCGTTGCCCGTTGACAGTCTGCAAGCGGCAATCAACGATTACTGTCCGCAGATTGTCTGGCTGACTTACACTTGTGTGCAGCAGCCAGACAGCGTGGTTCAGATCAACGATCGTTTGTTTTCGTCGTTGCGTCCCGGACAGCGTTTGGTCGTGGGTGGACAGGCGCTGACGCAGTCGCTTCGTCGCCAAATGCGATTCCATTTCGCCGGCGATTCGCTGTGCCATCTGTTGGATTACCTTGTCGACTTGCGATAA
- the rimO gene encoding 30S ribosomal protein S12 methylthiotransferase RimO, producing MKLPIVTDTASSKVPSPADSTGDGKARGQYAVVSLGCPKNLVDTEQMLGRLDHDGYRMVPDVDDADFVIVNTCGFIESARDESLGAIDEMLQLKRDGKIRNVVVTGCLAERGQGELLKERPEIDAMVGVFGRNDIVTVIDDLYSGLEEQRTVFKPAAIQPLSDSMRSAITPRHFAYLKISEGCDRLCTFCAIPKMRGKHYSKPIEQVVDEAKRLGDSGVREVVVVAQDTTYYGMDLYGRPRLTELLTELDKIESIDWIRLMYFYPMYIDDDLIDVIAGARRVLPYIDMPLQHASDTMLKRMSRKTTRASQEVILEKLRQRIDNLVMRTTMITGFPGETDDDFRQLCDFVAEQKFEHLGVFTYSVEPDTPAAKLPGRVPEDVSLRRQEELMAIQQQIAFEWNESRVGTAVDVLIDAEVPDQPGLFMGRSVAEAPDIDGVVFVSSDDQTSTIEVGQMVRCEIVVANGYDVVAAPLDA from the coding sequence ATGAAACTTCCCATCGTTACCGATACCGCGTCATCCAAAGTCCCATCGCCGGCTGATTCCACCGGTGACGGCAAGGCACGCGGTCAATATGCCGTCGTCAGTCTGGGGTGCCCCAAGAACCTGGTCGATACCGAACAGATGCTGGGGCGTTTGGACCATGACGGCTACCGGATGGTGCCGGACGTCGACGACGCCGACTTTGTGATCGTCAATACGTGCGGCTTCATTGAATCGGCTCGCGACGAATCGCTGGGCGCGATCGACGAAATGCTGCAACTCAAACGCGACGGCAAGATCCGTAACGTCGTCGTCACCGGTTGTCTGGCCGAACGTGGGCAAGGCGAACTGCTGAAGGAACGCCCCGAAATCGATGCGATGGTCGGAGTCTTTGGGCGGAATGACATCGTGACGGTGATCGATGATCTGTACAGCGGGCTGGAAGAACAGCGGACGGTTTTCAAGCCCGCCGCGATCCAGCCGCTTTCCGATTCGATGCGATCGGCCATCACCCCCCGGCACTTCGCTTATTTGAAAATCAGCGAAGGTTGTGACCGGTTGTGTACGTTCTGTGCGATCCCAAAGATGCGCGGAAAGCACTACAGCAAGCCGATCGAACAAGTCGTCGACGAGGCCAAACGGCTGGGTGACAGCGGCGTCCGTGAAGTCGTCGTGGTCGCACAAGACACGACCTATTACGGCATGGACTTGTACGGTCGTCCTCGGTTGACCGAATTGCTGACGGAATTGGATAAGATCGAATCCATCGATTGGATCCGGCTGATGTACTTTTATCCGATGTACATCGACGACGATTTGATCGACGTCATTGCCGGTGCCCGGCGTGTGTTGCCCTACATCGACATGCCGCTGCAACACGCCAGCGACACGATGTTGAAACGCATGTCGCGAAAGACCACTCGCGCCAGCCAAGAAGTGATCTTGGAAAAGCTACGGCAACGGATCGACAACCTGGTCATGCGGACCACCATGATCACGGGTTTCCCCGGCGAAACTGATGACGATTTCCGTCAACTGTGTGACTTTGTCGCTGAACAAAAATTCGAACACTTGGGTGTGTTCACTTACAGCGTCGAACCGGACACGCCGGCGGCGAAACTTCCGGGCCGGGTGCCCGAAGACGTCTCGCTGCGACGTCAAGAAGAACTGATGGCGATTCAGCAGCAGATCGCCTTTGAGTGGAACGAGAGTCGTGTCGGAACCGCTGTCGATGTTTTGATCGATGCGGAAGTCCCCGATCAGCCCGGCTTGTTCATGGGCCGCAGCGTGGCCGAGGCACCCGACATCGACGGCGTGGTGTTTGTTTCATCCGATGACCAGACCTCGACGATCGAAGTCGGGCAAATGGTCCGCTGTGAAATCGTCGTGGCCAACGGCTATGACGTCGTGGCCGCGCCATTGGATGCCTGA